From a region of the Enterobacter sp. JBIWA008 genome:
- the secF gene encoding protein translocase subunit SecF has protein sequence MAQEYTVEQLNHGRKVWDFMRWDYWAFGISGFLLILSIVIMGVKGFNWGLDFTGGTVIEISLEKPVDMDQMRLSLQKAGFEEPLLQNFGSSRDIMVRMPPVHDANGSQELGSKVVQVINETTSQNAAVKRIEFVGPSVGADLAQTGAMALLVALISILVYVGFRFEWRLAAGVVIALAHDVVITMGILSLFHIEIDLTIVASLMSVIGYSLNDSIVVSDRIRENFRKIRRGTPYEIFNVSLTQTLHRTLITSGTTLMVILMLFLFGGPVLEGFSLTMLIGVTIGTASSIYVASALALKLGMKREHLLQQKVEKEGADQPSILP, from the coding sequence GTGGCACAGGAATATACTGTTGAACAATTGAACCACGGCCGTAAAGTCTGGGACTTTATGCGCTGGGACTACTGGGCCTTCGGCATTTCAGGTTTTCTGCTGATTCTGTCCATCGTCATTATGGGCGTGAAAGGCTTTAACTGGGGTCTCGATTTCACCGGGGGTACGGTCATCGAGATCTCCCTGGAAAAACCGGTCGATATGGACCAGATGCGTCTGTCCCTGCAGAAAGCGGGCTTTGAAGAGCCGCTGCTGCAGAACTTCGGCAGCAGCCGCGACATCATGGTGCGTATGCCGCCGGTGCACGATGCCAACGGCAGCCAGGAGCTGGGTAGTAAGGTCGTACAGGTCATTAATGAGACCACCAGCCAGAACGCCGCGGTCAAGCGAATTGAGTTCGTTGGCCCAAGCGTGGGTGCTGACCTGGCGCAGACCGGCGCGATGGCGCTGCTGGTGGCGCTGATCTCCATCCTGGTGTACGTCGGTTTCCGCTTTGAGTGGCGACTGGCGGCCGGTGTGGTTATCGCGCTGGCGCACGACGTGGTGATCACCATGGGCATTCTGTCGCTGTTCCACATTGAGATTGACCTGACGATTGTGGCATCCCTGATGTCCGTTATCGGTTACTCGCTGAACGACAGTATCGTCGTATCTGACCGTATCCGTGAAAACTTCCGTAAGATCCGTCGCGGTACGCCGTACGAAATCTTTAACGTGTCGTTGACCCAGACGCTGCACCGTACCTTGATCACATCCGGCACCACTTTGATGGTGATCCTGATGCTGTTCCTCTTCGGTGGTCCGGTACTGGAAGGCTTCTCGCTGACCATGCTGATCGGTGTCACCATCGGTACGGCATCGTCTATCTACGTTGCGTCCGCACTGGCACTGAAACTCGGCATGAAGCGCGAACACCTGCTCCAGCAGAAAGTTGAGAAAGAAGGGGCGGATCAGCCGTCCATTCTGCCGTAA
- the nrdR gene encoding transcriptional regulator NrdR, whose protein sequence is MHCPFCSAVDTKVIDSRLVGEGSSVRRRRQCLVCNERFTTFEVAELVMPRVVKSNDVREPFNEEKLRSGMLKALEKRPVSADDVEMALNHIKSYLRGLGEREVPSKMIGNLVMEQLKKLDKVAYIRFASVYRSFEDIKEFGEEIARLQD, encoded by the coding sequence ATGCATTGCCCATTCTGCTCCGCTGTGGATACCAAAGTCATCGACTCTCGTCTTGTAGGCGAGGGGTCATCCGTACGCCGTCGTCGGCAGTGTCTGGTGTGCAACGAGCGTTTCACCACCTTTGAGGTTGCAGAGCTGGTAATGCCGCGCGTGGTGAAAAGTAACGACGTGCGCGAGCCGTTTAACGAAGAGAAACTGCGCAGCGGTATGCTGAAGGCCCTCGAAAAACGTCCCGTCAGCGCGGATGACGTCGAGATGGCGTTAAACCACATAAAATCTTACCTTCGTGGTTTGGGCGAGCGTGAGGTGCCCAGCAAAATGATCGGTAACCTGGTGATGGAGCAGCTGAAAAAGCTCGATAAGGTTGCCTATATCCGCTTCGCCTCGGTCTACCGCAGCTTCGAAGACATCAAAGAGTTTGGCGAAGAGATCGCCCGCTTACAGGATTAA
- a CDS encoding nucleoside-specific channel-forming protein Tsx — protein sequence MKKTLLAAGAVLALSSSFTVNAAENDKPQYLSDWWHQSVNVVGSYHTRFGPQIRNDTYLEYEAFAKKDWFDFYGYMDAPVFFGGNSQAKGIWNHGSPLFMEIEPRFSIDKLTGTDLSFGPFKEWYFANNYIYDMGRNASGRQSTWYMGLGTDVDTGLPMSLSLNVYAKYQWQNYGAENQNEWDGYRFKVKYFVPITQLWGGNLSYIGFTNFDWGSDLGDKSGYAENGIKQRTNDSIASSHILALNYDHWHYSVVARYWHNGGQWNDDADLNWMKENVRSTGWGGYLVVGYNF from the coding sequence ATGAAAAAAACATTACTCGCAGCTGGCGCCGTGCTGGCACTTTCTTCCTCTTTCACTGTTAACGCAGCGGAAAACGATAAACCACAATACCTCTCCGACTGGTGGCACCAGAGCGTTAACGTGGTCGGCAGCTACCACACGCGCTTCGGACCACAGATCCGCAACGATACCTACCTGGAATATGAAGCGTTCGCCAAGAAAGACTGGTTTGATTTCTACGGCTACATGGATGCACCGGTCTTCTTCGGTGGTAACTCTCAGGCAAAAGGGATCTGGAACCACGGTTCTCCGCTGTTCATGGAAATTGAACCACGCTTCTCTATCGACAAGCTGACCGGCACCGACCTGAGCTTCGGTCCGTTCAAAGAGTGGTACTTCGCGAACAACTACATTTACGACATGGGCCGCAACGCGTCCGGTCGTCAGAGCACCTGGTACATGGGTCTGGGTACCGACGTTGATACCGGACTGCCAATGAGCCTGTCCCTGAACGTGTATGCGAAATACCAGTGGCAGAACTATGGCGCAGAAAACCAGAACGAATGGGATGGCTACCGTTTCAAAGTGAAATACTTTGTGCCAATCACTCAGCTGTGGGGCGGTAACCTGAGCTATATCGGCTTTACCAACTTCGACTGGGGTTCAGATCTGGGCGATAAGAGCGGTTACGCAGAGAACGGTATTAAGCAGCGTACCAACGACTCCATCGCCTCCAGCCACATCCTGGCGCTGAACTACGATCACTGGCACTACTCTGTAGTAGCACGTTACTGGCACAACGGTGGTCAGTGGAACGACGACGCAGACCTGAACTGGATGAAAGAAAACGTCCGTTCTACAGGTTGGGGTGGCTACCTGGTCGTGGGTTACAACTTCTAA
- the ribD gene encoding bifunctional diaminohydroxyphosphoribosylaminopyrimidine deaminase/5-amino-6-(5-phosphoribosylamino)uracil reductase RibD: MQDEIYMARAMKLAQRGRFTTHPNPNVGCVIVNDGEIVGEGFHYRAGEPHAEVHALRMAGEKARGATAYVTLEPCSHHGRTPPCCEALIAAGVSRVVASMQDPNPQVAGRGLYRLQQEGIDVSHGLMMQDAEAINKGFLKRMRTGFPYIQLKLGASLDGRTAMANGESQWITSPQARRDVQRLRAQSHAILTSSETVLADDPAMTVRWDELNADTQALYPQENLRQPLRIIIDSQNRVTPKHRIVQQPGETLIARTKDDTREWPEGVRSIMVPEHNGHLDLVVLMLLLGKQQVNSIWVEAGPTLAGALLQAGLVDELIVYVAPKLLGHDARGLFVLPGLEKLADAPQLKFSEIRPVGPDVCLHLTTA; encoded by the coding sequence ATGCAGGATGAGATTTACATGGCGCGAGCCATGAAGCTGGCGCAGCGCGGTCGTTTTACTACCCATCCCAACCCGAACGTCGGGTGCGTTATCGTTAACGATGGCGAGATCGTGGGGGAGGGCTTTCACTATCGTGCAGGCGAGCCGCATGCCGAGGTTCATGCGTTGCGCATGGCCGGTGAGAAGGCGCGCGGTGCCACAGCCTACGTCACGCTGGAGCCCTGCAGCCATCACGGGCGTACGCCGCCGTGCTGCGAAGCGCTGATCGCGGCAGGTGTTTCACGCGTGGTCGCCTCGATGCAGGATCCGAATCCGCAGGTTGCCGGACGCGGGCTGTATCGTTTGCAGCAGGAAGGCATAGACGTCAGCCATGGGCTGATGATGCAGGACGCTGAAGCGATCAACAAAGGCTTTCTGAAGCGCATGCGCACGGGCTTCCCGTATATTCAGCTCAAGCTGGGCGCCTCGCTGGACGGTCGTACGGCGATGGCAAACGGCGAAAGCCAGTGGATCACGTCGCCACAGGCAAGGCGCGATGTGCAACGTCTGCGCGCGCAAAGCCATGCTATTCTCACCAGCAGTGAAACCGTTCTGGCTGACGATCCGGCCATGACCGTGCGCTGGGACGAACTGAATGCTGATACTCAGGCGCTTTACCCGCAGGAGAACCTGCGTCAGCCGCTGCGTATTATTATTGATAGCCAGAACCGCGTGACGCCGAAGCACCGCATCGTTCAGCAGCCGGGGGAAACCTTGATTGCCCGCACCAAAGACGATACGCGCGAATGGCCGGAAGGCGTACGCAGCATTATGGTGCCGGAGCACAATGGTCATCTGGATCTGGTGGTGCTGATGCTGCTGCTCGGCAAGCAGCAGGTGAACAGCATCTGGGTAGAAGCGGGGCCAACCCTCGCCGGTGCGCTCTTACAGGCCGGACTGGTGGATGAACTGATTGTTTACGTTGCGCCTAAACTGTTAGGTCACGACGCGCGCGGCCTGTTTGTGCTGCCCGGCCTTGAAAAACTGGCCGACGCACCGCAACTCAAATTTAGCGAGATTCGTCCGGTAGGTCCGGATGTCTGCCTCCACTTAACGACAGCGTAA
- the nusB gene encoding transcription antitermination factor NusB: MKPAARRRARECAVQALYSWQLSQNDIADVEYQFLSEQDVKDVDVLYFRELLSGVATNSAYLDGLMKPYLSRLLEELGQVEKAVLRIALFELSKRDDVPYKVAINEAIELAKTFGAEDSHKFVNGVLDKAAPAIRPHKK, encoded by the coding sequence GTGAAACCTGCTGCTCGTCGCCGCGCCCGTGAATGTGCCGTCCAGGCACTTTACTCCTGGCAGTTGTCCCAGAACGACATCGCTGATGTCGAATACCAGTTCCTGTCAGAACAGGACGTGAAAGACGTTGACGTTCTGTACTTCCGTGAACTGCTGTCGGGAGTGGCGACTAATAGCGCGTATCTCGATGGCCTGATGAAGCCTTACCTGTCCCGTTTGCTCGAAGAGCTGGGTCAGGTAGAAAAAGCAGTGTTGCGTATCGCGCTGTTTGAGCTGTCTAAACGTGATGATGTGCCGTACAAAGTGGCCATCAATGAAGCGATCGAGCTGGCGAAAACCTTCGGCGCTGAAGACAGTCACAAGTTTGTAAACGGCGTACTTGATAAAGCAGCCCCTGCGATCCGTCCCCACAAAAAGTGA
- the thiL gene encoding thiamine-phosphate kinase gives MACGEFSLIARYFDRVRTARLDVETGIGDDCALLNIPEKQTLAISTDTLVCGRHFLPDIDPADLAYKALAVNVSDLAAMGADPAWLTLALTLPEVDEAWLEAFSDALFEQLSYYDMQLIGGDTTAGPLSMTLAIHGYVPFGRALKRSGAKPGDWIYVTGTPGDSAAGLAILQDRLTVKDADDAAYLMKRHLRPTPRILHGQALRERASSAIDLSDGLTSDLGHILKASGVGARVDLDLFPLSEQLLRHVEPEQALRWALSGGEDYELCFTVPELNRGTLDVALAHLGAKFTCIGQIMPESEGLKFVKDGAPVTLDWKGYDHFA, from the coding sequence ATGGCATGCGGCGAATTCTCCCTGATTGCCCGTTATTTCGACCGTGTCAGAACCGCTCGTCTTGATGTTGAAACCGGCATTGGCGATGACTGTGCACTTCTCAATATTCCCGAAAAACAGACGCTGGCAATCAGCACCGATACCTTAGTGTGTGGACGTCATTTCTTACCGGATATCGATCCTGCCGATCTGGCGTATAAAGCGCTGGCCGTTAACGTCAGCGATCTGGCGGCGATGGGTGCCGATCCCGCGTGGCTGACGCTGGCTTTGACCCTGCCAGAAGTGGATGAAGCCTGGCTAGAAGCCTTTAGCGATGCGCTGTTTGAGCAGCTTAGCTATTACGATATGCAGCTGATTGGCGGTGATACCACTGCCGGGCCGCTGTCGATGACGCTGGCGATCCACGGCTATGTGCCGTTCGGCCGCGCGCTGAAGCGCTCGGGCGCAAAACCAGGCGACTGGATCTACGTGACAGGTACGCCGGGCGATAGCGCTGCAGGGCTGGCGATCCTCCAGGACCGCTTAACCGTGAAGGACGCTGACGATGCGGCGTATCTGATGAAACGCCATCTGCGCCCGACGCCGCGTATTCTGCACGGTCAGGCGCTGCGCGAGCGGGCAAGCTCAGCTATCGATCTCTCTGACGGTCTCACCTCAGACCTCGGGCATATCCTGAAGGCCAGCGGCGTAGGTGCGCGCGTTGACCTGGATCTCTTTCCGCTGTCTGAGCAACTGCTTCGCCATGTGGAACCTGAGCAGGCGCTGCGCTGGGCGCTGTCCGGTGGTGAAGACTACGAGCTGTGCTTCACGGTGCCTGAGCTCAACCGTGGAACGCTGGACGTGGCGTTAGCGCATCTCGGCGCGAAGTTTACCTGCATCGGTCAGATCATGCCGGAGAGTGAAGGGCTTAAGTTTGTGAAAGACGGTGCGCCCGTTACGCTGGACTGGAAAGGGTACGATCACTTCGCGTAA
- a CDS encoding VOC family protein yields the protein MKSVINWFEIPVSDMDRAIKFYEPVMQLALRREKMDCSELAVFPHEDPGIGGALAKFDGVTPSVQGAIIYLHTDNLAATLDRIASAGGECVFGPLELPHGIGTIALFTDSEGNRVGLHQPA from the coding sequence ATGAAAAGCGTCATTAACTGGTTTGAAATTCCGGTCTCGGATATGGATCGCGCCATCAAATTTTATGAGCCGGTGATGCAGCTCGCGCTGCGTCGCGAGAAAATGGACTGTTCGGAGCTGGCGGTTTTCCCGCATGAGGATCCGGGTATCGGCGGGGCGCTGGCAAAATTTGACGGTGTTACACCGTCTGTGCAGGGCGCTATTATTTACCTGCATACTGACAATCTGGCGGCCACGCTCGATCGCATCGCCTCTGCGGGCGGCGAGTGCGTGTTTGGCCCGCTGGAACTGCCGCATGGCATTGGCACTATCGCATTGTTTACCGACAGCGAGGGCAACCGCGTCGGCCTCCATCAACCTGCCTGA
- the ribE gene encoding 6,7-dimethyl-8-ribityllumazine synthase has translation MNIIEAAVATPDARVAITIARFNNFINDSLLEGAIDALKRIGQVKDDNITVVWVPGAYELPLAAGALAKTGKYDAVIALGTVIRGGTAHFEYVAGGASNGLAHVAQDAEIPVAFGVLTTESIEQAIERAGTKAGNKGAEAALTALEMINVLKAIKA, from the coding sequence ATGAACATTATTGAAGCTGCTGTAGCTACCCCGGACGCTCGCGTCGCCATCACCATTGCGCGTTTCAACAACTTTATCAACGACAGCCTGCTGGAAGGTGCCATTGACGCCCTGAAACGCATCGGCCAGGTTAAAGATGACAACATTACCGTTGTTTGGGTTCCAGGCGCTTACGAACTGCCACTGGCGGCGGGCGCGCTGGCGAAAACCGGTAAATACGACGCGGTGATTGCGCTGGGTACCGTTATTCGTGGCGGCACTGCGCACTTCGAATACGTTGCGGGCGGTGCAAGCAACGGTCTGGCACACGTTGCGCAGGATGCTGAAATTCCTGTCGCGTTCGGCGTGCTGACCACCGAAAGTATTGAACAAGCCATCGAACGTGCTGGCACCAAAGCCGGTAACAAAGGTGCAGAAGCTGCACTGACCGCGCTTGAAATGATCAATGTATTGAAAGCCATCAAGGCCTGA
- a CDS encoding YafY family protein, giving the protein MTRRADRLFQIVQILRGRRLTTAAHLADRLGVSERTVYRDIRDLSLSGVPVEGEAGSGYRLMSGFDLPPLMLTNKESEALIVAIRLLKTWGGESLSRELESAQEKVLAILPEESRRKAELARIYAPDFCMQSHSRSDFDMIHQAISAQRVLALHYRDEAGQLSKREVQPLGLFFWGERWLLAAWCERRDDYRCFRLDRCLNIVQTERRFSESADRSLADFLRKVKQ; this is encoded by the coding sequence ATGACCCGACGCGCTGACCGTTTGTTTCAGATTGTGCAGATCCTGCGGGGCAGGCGTCTGACAACGGCAGCGCATCTGGCGGACCGGCTTGGCGTGTCCGAGCGTACGGTCTACCGCGATATCCGCGACCTGTCGCTTTCCGGCGTGCCGGTGGAAGGTGAGGCGGGGAGCGGATATCGGCTGATGTCGGGCTTTGACCTGCCGCCGCTGATGCTGACAAATAAAGAGTCAGAGGCGCTGATCGTCGCGATTCGCCTGCTCAAAACCTGGGGAGGGGAGTCGCTGTCGCGCGAACTGGAGTCGGCCCAGGAGAAGGTGCTGGCTATCCTGCCCGAGGAGAGTCGTCGCAAGGCGGAGCTGGCGCGCATCTATGCCCCGGATTTTTGCATGCAAAGCCACTCCCGCAGTGATTTTGACATGATTCATCAGGCAATTTCCGCCCAGCGCGTGCTGGCACTGCATTACCGTGATGAAGCCGGGCAGCTCTCAAAGCGCGAGGTTCAGCCGCTGGGGCTTTTCTTCTGGGGCGAGCGCTGGCTGCTGGCGGCGTGGTGTGAACGACGCGATGACTATCGTTGTTTCCGGCTCGATCGATGTCTCAATATTGTGCAGACGGAGAGGCGGTTTAGCGAGAGTGCTGACAGGTCTCTGGCAGATTTTTTGCGAAAGGTTAAGCAGTAA
- a CDS encoding DUF3251 domain-containing protein, which translates to MTRRYLKILLVGSLFTLSACAQQTEVRQMKQSVNTLNTAMDKLNKETVKITQQNALNAKSSSGVYLLPGANTPARLNSQVGTLKMSLVNVAANADGTRATLRIQGESNDPLPAFSGTVEWGQIQGTTENYQEVNVKNQLFTAPASVLAPSDVEIPLQLSGLTPEQLGFIRIHDIQPAAQ; encoded by the coding sequence ATGACAAGACGTTACCTGAAAATTTTGCTGGTGGGGAGCCTCTTCACCCTTAGCGCCTGTGCACAGCAAACCGAAGTCCGTCAGATGAAACAGAGCGTGAATACGCTCAATACGGCGATGGACAAACTTAATAAAGAAACGGTGAAAATCACCCAGCAAAACGCGCTGAACGCCAAATCCAGCAGCGGGGTCTATCTGCTGCCGGGCGCGAACACGCCTGCGCGCCTGAACAGCCAGGTTGGCACGCTGAAAATGTCGCTCGTGAACGTGGCGGCGAATGCCGATGGTACGCGCGCAACATTACGCATCCAGGGTGAATCCAACGATCCGCTTCCAGCCTTCAGCGGTACCGTGGAGTGGGGACAGATCCAGGGCACCACGGAGAATTACCAGGAGGTGAATGTGAAGAATCAGCTGTTCACCGCCCCGGCCAGCGTTTTAGCACCCAGCGATGTGGAAATACCGCTTCAGTTAAGCGGTCTTACGCCGGAACAGTTAGGCTTTATCCGCATTCACGACATTCAACCCGCCGCGCAGTAA